One part of the Gadus macrocephalus chromosome 8, ASM3116895v1 genome encodes these proteins:
- the LOC132462748 gene encoding pituitary adenylate cyclase-activating polypeptide type I receptor-like isoform X2 has protein sequence MSLLLLWLLLLLSREKIKLSKELIINYPSLASSDPLPPTPLPPLPPTPGCPWLWDNLTCWQAASVGQVVEVNCPELFNEFMNPHEEMGKVARNCTEDGWSEPFPHYVDVCLFEDNTTKPDMYYASVKALYTVGYSTSLVSLTTAMVILCRFRKLHCTRNFIHMNLFVSFILRAISVFIKDGVLYAEEEDSDHCFEHTVPCKTVMVFFHYCVMSNYFWLFIEGLYLFTLLVETFFPERRYFYWYTIVGWGTPTICVTVWAVLRLHFDDTGCWDTNENTALWWVIKGPVVASIMINFVLFVGIIIILVQKLQSPDIGGNESSIYLRLARSTLLLIPLFGIHYTVFAFSPEDVSKRERLVFELGLGSFQGFVVAVLYCFLNGEVQSEIKRKWRSWTVNRYFAVDLKQQRHPSLASSGVNGGTQLSILSKSSSQIRMSSPLAENANLSLPT, from the exons AtgtctttattgttgttgtggttattgttattgttgtctcgtgaaaaaataaaattaagtaAAGAATTAATTATAAACTACCCTTCACTTGCGTCGTCTGATCCATTgccccccacccctctacccCCTCTACCCCCCACCCCAGGGTGCCCGTGGCTGTGGGACAACCTCACCTGCTGGCAGGCGGCCAGCGTGGGCCAGGTCGTGGAGGTCAACTGTCCAGAACTCTTCAACGAATTCATGAACCCTCACGAAG AGATGGGAAAGGTGGCCCGCAATTGTACGGAGGACGGCTGGTCTGAGCCGTTCCCGCACTACGTGGACGTCTGCCTCTTTGAGGACAACACCACCAAACCA gacatgTACTATGCGTCGGTGAAGGCTCTGTACACCGTGGGCTACAGCACATCCTTGGTGTCTCTCACGACAGCCATGGTCATCCTCTGTAGATTCAG GAAGCTCCATTGCACCAGGAACTTCATTCACATGAACCTGTTCGTGTCCTTCATCCTGCGGGCCATCTCCGTCTTCATCAAGGACGGCGTTCTGTACGCTGAAGAGGAGGACAGTGACCACTGCTTCGAACACACC GTGCCGTGTAAGACTGTGATGGTGTTCTTCCACTACTGTGTGATGTCCAACTACTTCTGGCTGTTCATCGAGGGGCTCTACCTCTTCACCCTGCTAGTGGAGACCTTCTTCCCAGAGAGACGCTACTTCTACTGGTACACCATCGTCGGCTGGG GAACTCCTACTATCTGTGTAACAGTCTGGGCTGTTCTCAGACTCCATTTTGATGACACTGG ATGCTGGGATACCAATGAGAACACTGCCCTCTGGTGGGTGATCAAGGGACCGGTGGTAGCTTCCATAATG ATCAACTTTGTTCTGTTTGTTGGAATTATCATCATCCTGGTGCAGAAGCTGCAGTCTCCTGACATCGGTGGCAATGAGTCCAGCATTTACCT GCGCCTGGCCCGCTCCACCCTCCTGCTCATCCCGCTGTTTGGTATTCACTACACCGTGTTCGCCTTCTCGCCCGAGGACGTCAGCAAGCGAGAGAGGCTGGTGTTTGAGCTGGGGCTTGGATCcttccag GGCTTCGTGGTCGCCGTCCTCTACTGCTTCCTGAACGGAGAG GTGCAGTCGGAGATCAAGAGGAAGTGGCGCAGCTGGACGGTGAACCGCTACTTCGCGGTGGACCTGAAGCAGCAGAGACATCCGTCTCTGGCCAGCAGCGGGGTCAACGGGGGCACCCAGCTGTCCATCCTCAGCAAGAGCAGCTCCCAGATACGCATGTCCAGCCCCCTGGCCGAGAACGCCAACCTGAGCCTGCCCACCTGA
- the LOC132462748 gene encoding pituitary adenylate cyclase-activating polypeptide type I receptor-like isoform X1, producing MSLLLLWLLLLLSREKIKLSKELIINYPSLASSDPLPPTPLPPLPPTPGCPWLWDNLTCWQAASVGQVVEVNCPELFNEFMNPHEEMGKVARNCTEDGWSEPFPHYVDVCLFEDNTTKPDMYYASVKALYTVGYSTSLVSLTTAMVILCRFRKLHCTRNFIHMNLFVSFILRAISVFIKDGVLYAEEEDSDHCFEHTVPCKTVMVFFHYCVMSNYFWLFIEGLYLFTLLVETFFPERRYFYWYTIVGWGTPTICVTVWAVLRLHFDDTGCWDTNENTALWWVIKGPVVASIMINFVLFVGIIIILVQKLQSPDIGGNESSIYLSCAQKCFSEPTQAAQHSCRMSELSAITLRLARSTLLLIPLFGIHYTVFAFSPEDVSKRERLVFELGLGSFQGFVVAVLYCFLNGEVQSEIKRKWRSWTVNRYFAVDLKQQRHPSLASSGVNGGTQLSILSKSSSQIRMSSPLAENANLSLPT from the exons AtgtctttattgttgttgtggttattgttattgttgtctcgtgaaaaaataaaattaagtaAAGAATTAATTATAAACTACCCTTCACTTGCGTCGTCTGATCCATTgccccccacccctctacccCCTCTACCCCCCACCCCAGGGTGCCCGTGGCTGTGGGACAACCTCACCTGCTGGCAGGCGGCCAGCGTGGGCCAGGTCGTGGAGGTCAACTGTCCAGAACTCTTCAACGAATTCATGAACCCTCACGAAG AGATGGGAAAGGTGGCCCGCAATTGTACGGAGGACGGCTGGTCTGAGCCGTTCCCGCACTACGTGGACGTCTGCCTCTTTGAGGACAACACCACCAAACCA gacatgTACTATGCGTCGGTGAAGGCTCTGTACACCGTGGGCTACAGCACATCCTTGGTGTCTCTCACGACAGCCATGGTCATCCTCTGTAGATTCAG GAAGCTCCATTGCACCAGGAACTTCATTCACATGAACCTGTTCGTGTCCTTCATCCTGCGGGCCATCTCCGTCTTCATCAAGGACGGCGTTCTGTACGCTGAAGAGGAGGACAGTGACCACTGCTTCGAACACACC GTGCCGTGTAAGACTGTGATGGTGTTCTTCCACTACTGTGTGATGTCCAACTACTTCTGGCTGTTCATCGAGGGGCTCTACCTCTTCACCCTGCTAGTGGAGACCTTCTTCCCAGAGAGACGCTACTTCTACTGGTACACCATCGTCGGCTGGG GAACTCCTACTATCTGTGTAACAGTCTGGGCTGTTCTCAGACTCCATTTTGATGACACTGG ATGCTGGGATACCAATGAGAACACTGCCCTCTGGTGGGTGATCAAGGGACCGGTGGTAGCTTCCATAATG ATCAACTTTGTTCTGTTTGTTGGAATTATCATCATCCTGGTGCAGAAGCTGCAGTCTCCTGACATCGGTGGCAATGAGTCCAGCATTTACCT CAGCTGTGCTCAGAAATGCTTCAGTGAGCCCACACAGGCGGCACAGCACTCGTGCAGGATGTCAGAGTTATCCGCCATCACACT GCGCCTGGCCCGCTCCACCCTCCTGCTCATCCCGCTGTTTGGTATTCACTACACCGTGTTCGCCTTCTCGCCCGAGGACGTCAGCAAGCGAGAGAGGCTGGTGTTTGAGCTGGGGCTTGGATCcttccag GGCTTCGTGGTCGCCGTCCTCTACTGCTTCCTGAACGGAGAG GTGCAGTCGGAGATCAAGAGGAAGTGGCGCAGCTGGACGGTGAACCGCTACTTCGCGGTGGACCTGAAGCAGCAGAGACATCCGTCTCTGGCCAGCAGCGGGGTCAACGGGGGCACCCAGCTGTCCATCCTCAGCAAGAGCAGCTCCCAGATACGCATGTCCAGCCCCCTGGCCGAGAACGCCAACCTGAGCCTGCCCACCTGA